The genomic DNA GGGGCAGATGTCGGATATTTCCCAGATCAAGGGCAAACGTGTTGCGGCGTCCTACGACCTTCTCGTCCGCCAGTTCCTGCGTGACCGTGGCATCGACGCTGAGGTTGTTCACCTCGACGGTGCCGTGGAGTCGTCCGTGCGCTTGGGGGTGGCCGACCTCATCGCCGACGTCGTGGAGACAGGGTCAACACTTAAAGCTGCGGGCCTTGAGGTTTTTGGTGAGCCTCTTCTTCAATCCGAGGCGGTCCTCATCACCCGTGAGGAACTCGTTGAGGACGGGCGGCTTGCCACTCTTGATCGGCGTCTTCAGGGGGTGCAGGTCGCGCGCTCCTACGTCCTTATTGACTACAACGTCCGTGAGGTTGACCTCGCCCAGACGATCGAAATTACTCCCGGTTTCGATTCACCAACGATCAGCCCTCTCATGAACACCGATTTCTTGGCGGTGCGTGCGATGGTTCCCTCCGAAGGTGTCAATCGTGTCATGGATCGACTCCACGAGGCTGGAGCCCGAGGCATTATTGTCACCCAGCTTGCGGCGTCACGCCTCTAAAACGCAACGCTGCTTGGATCTTTTCGGTTGCACAGTGGCACGATCAATTCCCTCGAACGTCCGCGTCCTTGAGCTTCTTTTCGAGCTCTTGGGCGCGGACCTTCCTCGAACCAAACAGGAGCTGCGCCGACTCCCCGGCTACGAAGGACTCTCAGAATCCGCTTTCGAAGCTCAGTTTCATCGCGATAAGCAGACTCTACGTGACAGCGGCATCACCGTCGTCACCTGCGTCAATCATGAAAACGATGAGGCGTACGCCATTTCCTCTGATGAGCTCAGTGCTGCGAAGGTGGAGCTAGATCCTGATGACGTGGCGCTCATCCGCATGGCGGCGGATGCGTGGAGCAGCGGCGATCAGACATCACCTGTTCTCGATGTCAAAATCGCCGGAGCTGCTCACAACAGTGTTTTTTCACTTCCTCAGGTGTTCGGCATTGATCTGACAGGTTCTCACCTTGTTGCCGATCTTTCACGTGCTATTCGCCAGCGGTGCGTCATCAGTTTTCACTACAGTTCAACGTCGTCTGGTCTCGTGGAACGCTCGATTGAGCCGTGGCGCATCATTGTGCGCGGTCAAGCAATGTACGTCGTTGGGTGGGATCTTGATCGCCGTGCTCC from Schaalia sp. ZJ405 includes the following:
- the hisG gene encoding ATP phosphoribosyltransferase produces the protein MLRLAVPNKGSLSEPAIKLLQEAGYRTRRRGRELVLTDTENDVELFFLRPRDIAVYVGRGSIHAGITGRDLLLDSGTAAVEFRPLGFARSTFRFAAPAGQMSDISQIKGKRVAASYDLLVRQFLRDRGIDAEVVHLDGAVESSVRLGVADLIADVVETGSTLKAAGLEVFGEPLLQSEAVLITREELVEDGRLATLDRRLQGVQVARSYVLIDYNVREVDLAQTIEITPGFDSPTISPLMNTDFLAVRAMVPSEGVNRVMDRLHEAGARGIIVTQLAASRL
- a CDS encoding helix-turn-helix transcriptional regulator, coding for MARSIPSNVRVLELLFELLGADLPRTKQELRRLPGYEGLSESAFEAQFHRDKQTLRDSGITVVTCVNHENDEAYAISSDELSAAKVELDPDDVALIRMAADAWSSGDQTSPVLDVKIAGAAHNSVFSLPQVFGIDLTGSHLVADLSRAIRQRCVISFHYSSTSSGLVERSIEPWRIIVRGQAMYVVGWDLDRRAPRVFRLTRFRSDITVLGEPGDASAAPQDLVDPFASLMVRPILAIRPGDEDEWAPFLESDPCVGERPGEVCPDIPLPSGWTLVQGRELPTGEWVSRILRHGRRAIVVAPAQLRADVLGRVTAASVWEEHHA